The Trichomycterus rosablanca isolate fTriRos1 chromosome 20, fTriRos1.hap1, whole genome shotgun sequence genomic interval GGATGTTACAGGACGTTGTTAGAAAAAGTGAAATAACACGGTGATGAAcacgcccccgtcccaactcttTTGAAGCTTGTTTTCAGCTTTAAAATtgaatttaaatacattaaatattttgtcttGAATTGAACGCAGGTCAAAATGGTTTTGTAAACGTTTGCTGTCTGTATTTATGTACGTTTGcttctgtcccaacatttttggaaaagtgttttaattaaaatcatTTTCATAAAATTCTGTTTGATTTTTATCATTGGAAAAATGCTGGTAGAGGAGAATTTGAAACCCGGTAAAACCCTGATAGAGGCTCATTACTGCTGggttccagggttcgaatccccattagtgctatcggccggtcgggctGTGTCCGAGGACGAGGGGAGGGACGGTCGAGACTCAACGGTGGATCGGCGTCCTGTATGATGTGTGGTACCGCATTGCTCCCTGTGATTCcggggaaaccggacccactgtgatcctgaccaggataaagggtCAGTCAGGTGGTTTCATATTATGGttttacactatatagccaaaagtatctggacacccgtTTAAATATCATGGTTTGAATAGTCGTGTGCAAAGAAGCTCCAGTTGCTCTACACAGAGCCCATCAGTGCATCACTGACCGCACTGTGTCTactgacagaatgggcacaaattcccacacacaccctccaaagtcttgtagaaaAGCTGGACAGTATTAGAGCTACAGGAAAAAGCGAGCAATGTTcacgtgtcccaatacttttaacCAGATAGTGTATCTCACACCCAGAGCATTCCGAAACACGGTGACGAAACTCCGCCCGCCAGCGCTTTTCTTTACCAGTTAACGATTTATTACGGAAACGTGACAGGAAGTGACCTGCCTATCACACCGCTGCAGGACAGGAAAACGTCTCTTCCTCTCCTGGAATTAACGCCTCCTCTCTCGGCGTGTCCTTCCCACCCCTCGCTCACGAAgcactaataaatataaatatataatagatCTAAATATATAATACATCTAAATATATAATAGatctaaatatataataaatataaatatataataaatataaatatataatagatctaaatatataataaatataaatatataataaatataaatatacagtataataaataagtatatattaaatgtaaatatataataaatataaatatattataaatataaatatataataaatataatgtataataattaaatatataatacatatacatatataataaataaatatatattaaatctaaatgtataataaatctaaatatattataaatataaatatattataaatataaatgcataataattaaatatataatacatataaatatataataaaaaaatatataattgatgtaaatatatattaaatataaattaaataaatatataaatataaatgtataataaataaatatatattaaatatacatatatgcatataaatatataataaagaaatatataatgcatataaatatataataaatataaatgtataataaataaatatataataaatatataatgcatataaatatataataaataaatatataatacataaaaatatataataaataaatatatattaaatataaaaatataataaataaatataaaataaatataaatgtataataaataaatatataatacatatgaatatataataaataaatacatagtaaatataaatatataatatatatatatatatatatattaaatctaaatatataataaatctaaatatataataaatatataataaatctaaatatataacaaatttaaaataaataaatatataataaataaatatataataaataagtgTGTCCCAAATTCATCTTTGTAACCTAAAGACGCTTCTCAAAAACACCCACCACATCCAAAAACCACAAACAATAGAACAACTAGAAATGTTTTGAGCTCCTTTCGCTCTTTTTGCTCAATCATCAGACCTAAATATAGTTCGCACTTTATTATTTCACAATATTgtggatttgggacacagccagacAGACTTGTACACTACCAGGCTTCTTAACACATAATTGAGATCTTTCACTGCCTACCGTAGTAGTACAGTAAATTCCACTAGCTCCCTGTGCGTCTGCATGTACATGATTGGCTACTATCTGGAGGGTGGGTGGTGGCTGAAAAAGTCTAGCTGTTGGTAGGTGCACCCATCAGTGCAGGTCCCGAATGCGTCAGTTAGGGCATCCGGGGTAAAACCTGCGCCCAGTCTGATATACAAACCAAAATGACCCGCTGTGGCAACACCTACATACGACTGGAAACCAGTGCTAATGGTACCACATGAGAAATTAGTGTCCCCACTTCCCAAAGCATTAAATAGGAACTCTGATGGAACATGGGGGGGaaacacgcccccataccaacAAATTTCAAAATACTCTTTtctataactaaataaaaaaaattctacttttatcagtcaAAGCTTCAAAATCTTTACAAAATGTCGCAAGTTTTTTGGAAgcagggtttgtatgtgttagTGCTGGATTGGACAGTGTCGTTTGACAAAATCTCTGTCTCTGATTGGCCGACGTGGTGGTCACGCGTCGGTCTGGCTGGTCCATGGATGCACCGCTCTGGTACCAACACATCAGCGCTTGGCGTTAATATTCCAGCTGATCAGAGACATCAAAAAACGTCTTTATTTTTTGCACGACAACAAAAACTTTACATTTGGACATAAATTATTTCATAACAAAAATAAGAGTTTAAAATAAACGTGGACACGAGTAACAGTTCACGGCTCGCTCGATCGCTCTCAGCATGACTTGACGTCACAGGTCGATGTACGACGGTCCGAATGAGACGGCAGGACGTGTGAACGGAATCTGGATTAAAACCCGTGTGGTTATAACTAGGCATGACACGATTTTCAATACTGTCCATAAATTTATGATTCCCTGGAGAGGGTTGCAGGTTCGACGTCGTTATCTGCAGTAAAGGCTGTATCGGATTCACAGTGTGTAAAAGGACAAGAGCATTAGGGGGGCACTCGTAAAACCTATACAGATGTTTTAAACCTCAtaaactgatgcagttacgacctctgctggctgatggatggcactgcacagacggggaataatggagagcagtgcgcgactctccgtgcgcgatacggataaATAGGGATGAAAACTGAGGGgaaaaaatcacaaaaacagACCAGATTAAACCAGAATGGAGTATTAGGGTGCGTCCGGGTACACCCCTTTCTCTGTAACGTCGGAACATGCCTAGTTATAACAAAAACACTATAGGAACACACACTCCCCAAATAATACCAGACCATTTTAACGTAAATCAGAGAAATCAAACcttttataatgaaatatttctactatttattttctttacagGTTCAACAGGACTAAAAGTTCCAACCGGTTCAGATCTCTCATACATGTTTGTGTAGCGTGTTTGTTCTCTGGCTTTAACCAAACCCGacctgtaggtgtgtgtgtgtgtgtgtgtgtgtgtgtgtgtgaggcgtCTGAGGTAACAGTTGTGTTTTGGTGTCTTGGTCTCATTAAGTACTGAAATGTATAAAACACCAGGACGTGGAACCGTCCGTATAAAAACCGCCGCGTCACCGCGTGCTGCCGAGAGGAAATTCATGAACCGGTACGCTCGGCCCCGCCCGCCTGCGTGTGCGTCTGGTCCCGTCCTCATACGGACGTCTGAGGCTGCGCGTGTGTGTTCGGCTCGTCCGGGAGGCCGGTCAGACCGGTCAGGCCGGTGACCTCCACCATGGCGGCGCCCGTGTGCGGTACGGCCGTGTTCATGATGTGTCTCTGTAGATGCTTCACCCAGTCCTCCTGCACCGACAGCGGGCCCTGGAAGACCAGATCACagaacctgcacacacacacacacacacacacacacacacacatgagtaCAGAGATTAgatacacacacgtatacacactatacgaccaaaagtatttggacgcctgaccatgagcttgtcggacgtcccatttcaaaaacaaagggtattaaaatagagggacaagactttgaagtatgtatgtgtatgggaatttgtgcctgttgagTCAAAAGGCAGCATTTGTACGCCTGggcactgattgatcagtcggtgttccggttcattacCAAGGTTTCTTGGTGacctttcttcatgtctttaaagagggccttccctaaactaatttcctttatataactgatttattagacctgttagcaactgttgtggctgaacacaagtggcgtcccaatacttttgtccatatagtgtatagtgaCTCGGGTTCCAGTCAAGGCAGCACCACCTCCGGCTGCTCCTACGATCAGATTTCTGTCCACTTTACCTCCCAATTTGGGTATATCCGATTCCCCTAGACACTCTGGCAACCCCTGTACCACGTGTAAATACAAGTGGATCCTTACAGAAAGTCCCCCTGCTCCCGACGTCTGTGATTAGCTCAGCAACATCATGCCAGGCTTAATTCTGCTTCGTAGACACAGAGCGCGTGTGCCTGACCGACCTGCCTGCGGTCCAGATGTATCTCGCATCaagaagaggagaatcagacgacggcGAGCACGAACTgtcgagcagctgaagtcttgtatcggGTTTTTcatacaggcatcaaattctacatttatttatatatttacacataatgatTAATAGAACACATACGGTACCTGCAGGTGAGTCTGTACAGATCCTCAGGAGTCTGTGATAAAAGGTGCGTTTTCTTCTTAGAGCCGGATCTCGAGCGCTGCTTCTTCTTACAGTCGTACgctaaaataataacacagattAATAACGTGAGAAGATGGACACACAGGGATCGGGGTGATTATGAGCCTCCGTCACACTCttttccggtgtagtgatgaagcgtcgctccctactccctacacagtctgaagttcacttcgtttgaacattttcgttaccttcggattggaatctcacttaaaatggtggaataccctacgtagtgcacttcacaggaacagatcatgtgaatggaacgctcctacagaatcggcgctAATGATCGTAAgagccgctttctgaaccaatcagagcttctgattgtaattgttagtaagaaatgctgttatttgcatttattcggtttgcgtcacacagatgacgtggtaatgaaacgctcgatcggctttctaaccacttcctgtttaacttcacgaccgggaaaagtttggaggtttttaatcataagcacatttacaaaataacggattctgttcctaatgggacgcacgcttataaatgtaatagcatctggaagaacagaagctaaggtaagcagcggttatgatggtttctgctgtgtttgggattttggccgctgtgccgtgatttatcgagcgcttttgttctgtaatgaaaacaaaacgtatcagttgaagcttttaactggaaccttcttgttacagaaatcacattcatttacacaatgaggaggaaagtaaagacacaaagtaaaacggctaaatacactcgctaatctgttgttgtttttatctgaacttacagattatttctttatttctgcgctacatttataatatatgttttgtgtagattatgagatgactcgactcgtgactcgtattttgtgactcgtGAACATCTCTGATCAGAGGTCGACACAGCAGAGCAGTTCTGCTACCAGTTCCAGTCCAAACGTCTTTAGCCCGGCGTCTTTTAATTCTGTATTTAACTCTTATTTAACTAAAAAATGAACGACTTACTTGTTCCTTCCAGGAGGGCGTTTTGTTTCCGGCGCAGGTACGCCCGCAGGTGATTGGACAGGGCGACGCCGCTGTAGAACGTGGCGTTACAGTGAACACAAACCCTCCGGTTCAGTTTACCTTTCTCTGAAACACAATTCAGGTCTGAAGTGAGACCCTAAATCTAATGAGCTCACGATCTGGAGTAAGGATGTTAATGCTCTGCTGATTTGAGACACGCCCTCAGTGTGCAGCGCCAGGTCTGATTACAAACCCGTTCAGAACTACTATGGAactattacacattaaaatcaccGCCACCCCAACCACACAATTTCAGCTGCGGTGGTGGTGACGCCCCATCCAGCCTCCCTTACCTTAGATGCGCCCAATTGTGACTGTTGGGAGCTCGGCCAGGCTGGTACTACCACTGAGACTCAAACCTGAAGCAGTCTAGATAGAACTGTCCTTGTCTTCACACACGTAATGTGTCACTCAGTCACTTTGGACTGAAGCTTtaactatataatataatttactaatataattaataatgtagGTTTTTTAAGCACGTTATGCTTTCAGCTGTTTGAAAGTCGCTCAGGATCTGAGCATATTCGAATAAATCCAACAAAACataagagtataagagtaatacCTGATACTGAATTTGGCAGAGGTTCTGGCGGCGCTCCTTCTTTAACCGGTGGTGCCAGCAAAGCTTTGCGAGCAGTTTGGGGTTGAGTTCTGGCTCTGGCCTCCTCGTGAGCTCTTCTCTTCTTCAGAATTCCTATTAGATCACTGGACGGTGAGCCTTTACTCTCGTCCTCGTTGCTCTCCGTCCCGTTATTTTCCTGAGACGAGACGTGATCGGCTTGTACGAGGCGCTGCACCTTGGCGGCGGAGGCGATGAGACCGTTTTTTAATCTGAAGGGATTGAAAGCGTTCCTCGACCTGCttctctttttgtttttcagGGCCTGGAGTTTGGAATGGTACTGTTTATTGCGCATCAGCGTTTTGAGGACGAGCACGGGCGATTTGGTGGTCGTCGTGGAGCACGGCTTCCCCAGACGCTTCAGGTGGCCCCGGACGTGATTGGATAATCCCGTCCTCGATTCGAACCGCTCTCTACACAGGGGGCACACGAGGTTGTACTTCTGCTCCGGAGGGGGGTCGCTCGGGGACTGGACGGCATCTGGAAAGTCCACATCTGTTACGGTGAGGACAAGAAAAATGAGAGAGCAGTCACGGAAACTTGAAGCTCTACACTTGAGCTCAATTCTCTCTCACGTGAGGATGATGAATAgaaatacattataaattaataaatgtatagaATGCGACTTAAAATACAAACAGCTTGTGTGGGTTCTTTATCCTGTCCGAATTTATACGCCACACTAATTTTACAATTGGATTCTTTAACGACGGACCTGCTAATACACCGTAACGTCACGGCAACCATCACAAAACCACACTGGTTCCTGGCTGGTCAAGGAGAAGAacatggcacccaggtggcgcagcgggattttcctctagcacaccagcgccgagattctgagctcctcggttcgaaactcgccgttgccaccggtcagctgggcaccatctggtgggcataagtggccgtgcctgcagcagatactaattggccaccgtatctgcagggtgggggccggactgtgtgtgggatgggtgggtcttcatacgctgtgtaaggaccctgattggcagaagagacgcctgtgtaGAAAGCAGGGGCgtgaagaggagggctgtacacgtgtcggaagaggcgtgtacagcgacgtgctctcctcggatgcaatctggcatctctcagcagcggaagataaatTGAGTCGCTAAATAGGGAGGAAAATGTGGAGAAAATTTTTTTGATAGTGCCAAAACTAGGTTAAACTGTACGTTTAAAAAGTCCAGATTTATTTTATAGTCCTGTGTCAACTTTGTGTAGCTTATAAACTGGACACAAATGGTCAAATCGGTACTttacacatatcagtgcactctAAGTGCTAATCCCAGGCCCGGACACTGTGTAAGAACTGTGCCAGATCAAATATGCGGACCAATGATCCActgtggaaaccggagcagccAAAGGAATCGTCCATTCGTGAGAGATGAAGTCGTTTGATGGGAATGACcaagaaaaaataatatttatttattaattctatttttttctatatatgttctttatgcattttctcccgtttTAGCgggtccaattgcccgattgcgtcacgcttcctctccaccaatgccgatccccgctctgattgaggagaacgaagctaacccacgccccctccgacacatgggcagcagccgtatgcatcttatcacctgcacttgcaCCAGCGTCGTGcacggagagacgcaccctgacagcactctttcctcatctctgtgcaggcgccttcaatcagccagcagaggttgtaattgcaccagtcatgggagagagagagacctcatccggcttagtccagCCCagctgaacaacaggccaattgttgttcatgtggccgctcagcctcagccggtaggcagagctgagattcgatacaatgtactcgagatcccagctctggttccagcgtgtgtttttatcgctgcgccacctgagcggcttatttattaattctttgATACTTGAGTCTCAATATTAAATGTGACGACTGGGAAATTTACTAACAATGGAATTACCCAAAAGAAAAGAGCTGAAAGGTCTCTGGTTTTATTATTTAGGTATCACAAACATCACATAAATAATGCAGGATATTCAAGATATTTAAGGACCGTAGTGTTAAGTAGCATTGTTTATAATTTAGGAGTATTCCTTAATGACAACCATCCAGGGGTTCCTCACATTTACAGTCCTGGACATCATCAAgaacaaaagaagaaaaatcaAACCCACCTTTCTGAATCCGGGGTACCGCATGCACCCTCCGGCGATGGGGCCCTTTATCATGACACGCCACTTCAGCCGTAGAAACGACATGCCGGGCGTCGTAGCTCACACCCACCCGGTGCAGATGCCCTCGTACGTGGTTGGACAGACCGATCCCTGACTCGAACAGTGCGGGGCAATAGGGGCACCGTTTCAGATTCACCGTCACGCCCCCGTTCATTAATACTGAACCCGACTCGGTGGTATCGGGCCACACTTCCGTTTCCGTGCATTCCTCCTTGATGGAAAACATCTGCGGTAAAGCCGGAGGGAAATCTCGCTCGGAGGGATCGCAGAAGGCACGCGGACTTCCCTTCGCAGGGGGTGAACTGTCACTACAGAACTGCCCGTTGATGCCGTCAGGATCATGTTTGTTTAGAAGGTACAGGCTGGAGTTCTGCTCAAACATCTGCCTGCATTTGGGGAAGTCGATCAGAATATCTTGGCCCTGGAGGTTGTGGAATGGAGTCGACGCTTTCCTTTTGGATGGGGACTTCTTTAAAGGCTTTGACTTCGTTGGCCGTACAGATTGGTACTCGGTGCTCGTCTTCTCTCCTTCAGAAGCGCCATCGTAAGTGCTGAATAAATCAGGGTCCACGCTGACTGAAGTCACTTTCTTTAGCGCAAGTTGTTCCCCTTTGCTTTTGGAAGGGGGTATAGATGCCTTGTTGAGGGGTAACTTGGCCTCCAGATTTCTAGACATCTTGGTGGTGGATTTACCAACATCTGGACTGTTTTGGGTGACACAAGTGTGGTCCAAGTTGGGATCAGGGTTGGTTTTCTTTTTGTGTGAAGGCGTTTTAATGGATTTGTCAGGTACGGATTTACTCTTGGGTAATTTATTGCTGACAGAGTCTTTCCACTTCGTTCTGTCGATTTCTAAAAGTCTACAACCTTCCGACGGTTGGGTTTTTTTGGGTTTAGAGGGTTTAGCTGACGGTAA includes:
- the znf644a gene encoding zinc finger protein 644a → MSVLEKSIKTEEYAKPISGISDHLLNTPVFSSGGSVLELSMQCPYENMTPNGDHSDLLTHVSFIDSIYAEGPAKAAYVNGSSSPHISDEVLLDISKNVPGFLPESAQAQNSPSTTSVQLEECDPLQKDHEATARQMFTAGDVENQGMWGFATDSPENSPEDSCDDGEHLDWNPHKEFLDFLMEDTEEITATSNCRKRKRKMDMVVMVDPSEDDGDHVKLDSKHYHQDEGSQGAQKSKYSNGTKVTFEHFSPKPVKSRKTSQNHTFVRGCISIESGSNVESTLLPSNKSYEKKSDSQTHMKKNTKEKPFICRECERSFYDRDSLLEHVAVHQKKKKKNLPDVKEPNKTKDKGKNRRLHCPQCSFGTNCPNDFVQHAKTHEKEKRYHPCPKCNHTALNEVDLVGHLIRKHPVTQEKPLKKCKQDGLQSGKRKVGAAGRSAPTLCRSKKKKNNKVVKNHTKVPHRPVLNKEEEKSSHGSESSKNCLPSAKPSKPKKTQPSEGCRLLEIDRTKWKDSVSNKLPKSKSVPDKSIKTPSHKKKTNPDPNLDHTCVTQNSPDVGKSTTKMSRNLEAKLPLNKASIPPSKSKGEQLALKKVTSVSVDPDLFSTYDGASEGEKTSTEYQSVRPTKSKPLKKSPSKRKASTPFHNLQGQDILIDFPKCRQMFEQNSSLYLLNKHDPDGINGQFCSDSSPPAKGSPRAFCDPSERDFPPALPQMFSIKEECTETEVWPDTTESGSVLMNGGVTVNLKRCPYCPALFESGIGLSNHVRGHLHRVGVSYDARHVVSTAEVACHDKGPHRRRVHAVPRIQKDVDFPDAVQSPSDPPPEQKYNLVCPLCRERFESRTGLSNHVRGHLKRLGKPCSTTTTKSPVLVLKTLMRNKQYHSKLQALKNKKRSRSRNAFNPFRLKNGLIASAAKVQRLVQADHVSSQENNGTESNEDESKGSPSSDLIGILKKRRAHEEARARTQPQTARKALLAPPVKEGAPPEPLPNSVSEKGKLNRRVCVHCNATFYSGVALSNHLRAYLRRKQNALLEGTTYDCKKKQRSRSGSKKKTHLLSQTPEDLYRLTCRFCDLVFQGPLSVQEDWVKHLQRHIMNTAVPHTGAAMVEVTGLTGLTGLPDEPNTHAQPQTSV